The following coding sequences lie in one Benincasa hispida cultivar B227 chromosome 6, ASM972705v1, whole genome shotgun sequence genomic window:
- the LOC120079027 gene encoding glucan endo-1,3-beta-glucosidase 14-like, which translates to MARKCFWFCFQSLPGFWVVFSAIASLTMTVQAFTGTYGINYGRIADNIPSPDEVVLLLKAAKIKNVRIYDADHKVLKAFSGTGLELVIGLPNGFLREMSASEEHAMNWVKENVQAFLPDTHICGIAIGNEVLGGSDLELWGALLGAAKNIYKAVKKLNLDGVVQITTAHSQAVFSNSFPPSSCIFRENVVQYMKPLLQFLSEIGSPFCLNAYPFLAYMSDPENIDINYALFESTKGIFDPKTGLHYDNMLDAQIDAAYAALADAGYQKMEVIVTETGWASHGDENEAAATANNARIFNYNLRKRLAKKKGTPFRPKNVLKAYIFATFNENLKPGPTSERNFGLFQADGSISYDIGFHGLKAPSSDSSYLSLKNFRARGLWANHVFSFMISAVTLLLLLR; encoded by the exons ATGGCCAGGAAATGCTTCTGGTTCTGTTTTCAATCGCTTCCTGGTTTCTGGGTCGTCTTCTCTGCCATTG CCTCCTTGACAATGACAGTACAAGCATTTACTGGAACTTATGGAATAAATTATGGAAGAATTGCTGATAACATTCCTTCACCTGATGAAGTTGTTTTGCTTCTCAAAGCAGCAAAAATTAAGAATGTTAGGATTTATGATGCTGATCATAAGGTTTTGAAAGCGTTTAGTGGGACAGGGCTTGAATTGGTAATTGGTCTTCCAAATGGCTTCTTGAGAGAAATGAGTGCGAGCGAGGAACACGCGATGAACTGGGTCAAAGAAAATGTCCAAGCATTCCTTCCTGATACGCACATTTGTGGAATTGCCATAGGTAATGAAGTTCTAGGAGGAAGTGACCTTGAGTTGTGGGGAGCACTCTTGGGTGCTGCAAAGAATATCTATAAGGCAGTAAAGAAACTTAACTTAGACGGTGTCGTTCAGATCACAACCGCACATTCTCAGGCCGTTTTTTCAAACTCGTTTCCGCCTTCTTCGTGTATATTTAGAGAAAATGTTGTTCAGTATATGAAGCCTTTGTTGCAGTTTCTCTCAGAGATTGGTTCACCTTTCTGTTTAAATGCTTACCCCTTTCTAGCCTATATGAGTGACCCTGAAAATATTGATATCAATTATGCACTTTTTGAATCAACTAAAGGTATTTTTGATCCCAAAACTGGTCTACATTATGACAACATGCTCGATGCTCAGATCGACGCTGCGTATGCAGCATTGGCAGATGCTGGATATCAGAAAATGGAAGTCATAGTTACAGAGACCGGTTGGGCTTCTCATGGGGATGAAAATGAAGCTGCAGCGACTGCAAATAATGCTAGGATATTTAATTACAACCTCAGGAAGAGGCTTGCTAAGAAGAAAGGAACTCCCTTCAGGCCAAAGAATGTATTGAAGGCATATATTTTTGCAACGTTTAACGAAAATTTGAAACCAGGGCCGACTTCTGAGAGAAATTTTGGACTTTTCCAAGCTGATGGGAGTATATCATATGACATTGGATTTCATGGACTTAAAGCTCCTTCTTCAGATTCATCTTATTTATCTCTTAAG AATTTCCGAGCTCGAGGGCTTTGGGCAAACCATGTTTTCTCATTTATGATATCGGCCGTAACACTACTACTATTGTTGAGATGA
- the LOC120079035 gene encoding thylakoid lumenal 16.5 kDa protein, chloroplastic isoform X1 yields MATSFLSTANTFHSSTPSSSSSSSSSSSSSSPPLLRSRFGCLHCHNNTKRLVICKGINDPPSQIPALTKRSLSICFISSFIFPLVGQGFSDANAAILEADDDEELLEKVKKDRKKRLERQGVISSANKEKGYLQEVVYKLSKVGQAIDNNDFSTASSVLGGSSDADWVRNANLAFNKLSSSPEEKSEVDAFNSSLASLISSVTQNDVESSKTAFVASASALEKWTAMVGLVGQLKGL; encoded by the exons ATGGCAACATCCTTCCTATCAACAGCAAACACATTCCATTCTTCcacaccttcttcttcttcttcttcttcttcttcttcttcctcttcttcaccTCCATTGTTGAGATCAAGATTTGGTTGCCTTCATTGCCATAATAACACTAAACGACTGGTTATCTGCAAGGGAATTAATGACCCACCATCTCAAATTCCAGCTTTAACTAAGAGAAGCCTTTCAATCTGCTTCATTTCCAGTTTCATTTTCCCTCTGGTGGGTCAAGGATTTTCCGATGCAAATGCTGCGATTCTTGAAGCTGATGATGATGAAGAGCTTCTGGAGAAGGTGAAGAAGGATAGAAAGAAGAGGCTCGAAAGACAAGGGGTTATCAGCTCTGCCAATAAAGAAAAAG GATACCTCCAGGAAGTTGTGTACAAGCTGAGCAAAGTAGGTCAAGCCATTGATAACAATGACTTCTCAACTGCAAGTTCGGTTCTTGGGGGTAGTAGTGATGCAGATTGGGTCCGGAATGCCAATTTAGCCTTCAACAAG CTGAGCTCAAGTCCTGAAGAGAAATCTGAGGTGGACGCATTCAACTCCTCTCTAGCTTCATTAATCTCATCAG TTACTCAGAATGATGTTGAATCCTCCAAAACTGCCTTTGTAGCATCTGCCAGTGCACTTGAGAAATGGACAGCCATGGTAGGGCTTGTTGGACAGCTGAAGGGGCTTTGA
- the LOC120079035 gene encoding thylakoid lumenal 16.5 kDa protein, chloroplastic isoform X2, with protein MATSFLSTANTFHSSTPSSSSSSSSSSSSSSPPLLRSRFGCLHCHNNTKRLVICKGINDPPSQIPALTKRSLSICFISSFIFPLVGQGFSDANAAILEADDDEELLEKVKKDRKKRLERQGVISSANKEKGYLQEVVYKLSKVGQAIDNNDFSTASSVLGGSSDADWVRNANLAFNKVGEKLNDSLRNFLLLCNFLSS; from the exons ATGGCAACATCCTTCCTATCAACAGCAAACACATTCCATTCTTCcacaccttcttcttcttcttcttcttcttcttcttcttcctcttcttcaccTCCATTGTTGAGATCAAGATTTGGTTGCCTTCATTGCCATAATAACACTAAACGACTGGTTATCTGCAAGGGAATTAATGACCCACCATCTCAAATTCCAGCTTTAACTAAGAGAAGCCTTTCAATCTGCTTCATTTCCAGTTTCATTTTCCCTCTGGTGGGTCAAGGATTTTCCGATGCAAATGCTGCGATTCTTGAAGCTGATGATGATGAAGAGCTTCTGGAGAAGGTGAAGAAGGATAGAAAGAAGAGGCTCGAAAGACAAGGGGTTATCAGCTCTGCCAATAAAGAAAAAG GATACCTCCAGGAAGTTGTGTACAAGCTGAGCAAAGTAGGTCAAGCCATTGATAACAATGACTTCTCAACTGCAAGTTCGGTTCTTGGGGGTAGTAGTGATGCAGATTGGGTCCGGAATGCCAATTTAGCCTTCAACAAG GTTGGTGAGAAGTTAAATGATTCTTTGAGAAATTTCTTACTCTTGTGTAACTTCTTGAGCAGCTGA